The genomic interval CGCAAGTGTCAAactcccttgtgttggtatcagGATGGCGAAAACTTAATTGTAGGGCCAGAGTTGGTGCAACAGACAACAGAGAAGGTGCGTCAGATCCAAGAGCGGGTGAGAACAACACAGAGCAGGCAGAAGAGTTATGTTGATCGACATAGCAGACCCTTGGAGTTTCAGGAGGATGAACATGTATTCTTGAGAGTGACgcctactactggagttggtagGGCATTGAAGACTAAAAAGCTTACTCCGAAGTTTATTGGACCATACCAAATTCTTCGACGTGTGGGTCCAGTGGCGTATCAAATTGCTTTACCACCGAATTTAGCTAATTTACATGATGTGTTCCATGTATCACAATTGAGGAAGTACATTGCAGATCCATCCCATATTATTGCGCCAGATGATATTCAATTGAAGGAGAATTTTACTTTCGAGGTCCCACCGATAAGCATCGCCGACAGAACTACCAAACATTTGAGGGGAAAGGAAATTCCATTGgttaaggtgatttggaaccagACGACTGGGGA from Cicer arietinum cultivar CDC Frontier isolate Library 1 unplaced genomic scaffold, Cicar.CDCFrontier_v2.0 Ca_scaffold_6058_v2.0, whole genome shotgun sequence carries:
- the LOC140919202 gene encoding uncharacterized protein produces the protein PELVQQTTEKVRQIQERVRTTQSRQKSYVDRHSRPLEFQEDEHVFLRVTPTTGVGRALKTKKLTPKFIGPYQILRRVGPVAYQIALPPNLANLHDVFHVSQLRKYIADPSHIIAPDDIQLKENFTFEVPPISIADRTTKHLRGKEIPLVKVIWNQTTGDATWELEEKMRELYSDLLETS